The Alnus glutinosa chromosome 8, dhAlnGlut1.1, whole genome shotgun sequence DNA segment AAACAAAACATATAGTATAAAAATTTGCTACCCTCTCCGACACAAAGATCGAACACAACCTAATCTTATTTTTTGATCATCATACGAAGAAAAAATTGAAGCCAATTAAtgagaatttatttttgttttatttttttttccagctGTTTCGAACTAAGTGAAAGATTGCACTAGTACGATAATGAGGAATGGTTTTGGTTTTAGGTACCAAAACGAGTGTTTCATGCATtgaaaaggtatatatatacatatacaattgGACAATTGCAGTTACATTTTACAATTCAAATGATACAAGATAAGCTACAAATGATAGTTAAATtattagttaaataattaaatttaccttcttatcagtttaagtttttgaaacaatttgtgatttaatatgatattagagTAAAACGTCATGATTTTGAACCTTATTTCAGTCATTCActcaatttcaattatatatgaCAAATTGGGCCTCGACCAGAATGTTTTCTGACTGCATtcccatctctccctctcttcctcCCTCTTTTTCCATTCATAGTGGCAAAGATCCACCTTCCCTTCTTTGTTTTCTAGTTTTCTGACGGCATTCCCATTTGTAGGTTCGTTGAGAAGATAACTCTAAGCGAGTTTCATCTTCATGTTGCTAAAGATCCTTGGGTATAGCTGAAATTCTATATATCTATAGTGTCCAAAGATTTTGATTCTCTAACATCCTCCCGCAATCTAATGGGAGGAAGAACATTTAGTTTGTCTCCAAGATCACAATTAAAACCGAGACGCAGTGTGGCCTTTGGTGAAAATGTTCGCTAGCGGATCAAGAGATGAAATATATCACAATTTGATGGATATCTTTGTTGGTTATCTTCTCACAAATGAAGTAGAAAGCGATCTCAATATGTTTAATCCTGTGTGAAACACCTAACCAGGTGTTTCATTGAAGAGTTATATAGCTCTACAATTTTACAACTCAAATGATACAAGATAAGCTACGTACACACGATAAGTACCGTCTATTAGGATACCATACAGTCTGCATAATGAAACAATCAATATATAAGTACAAATTAAGCCAACTAAACACCTATTATCTTAAAAACAACCAAATAAATGTAAGCTTGAGATCGATGAAGGGcttcaaaattcaaatattatTAAAGCAAAGGTGTGAGCTTCACGCATTGTTGTCACTGCTGTTTCTTGTAGCAGTATGACTTTTACTACTATGGTTTGAACGAACATTGTCAATGACAGAGGCAATGGCCGCCGCTAGTGCAGCAGTGATGTGAGGGTTTGCTGTGATGGCAGCTGTCGCTGAACTGACTGCATCGGCGTTGGGTGCTAAGAGAGGAAGATCCATTCCCTGAGAGACATGAAGACCAAAATAGTTTGATTGGCTGTGGAACTGAGAGGACTTATGATCAGAGTGATCAGTGAGGTCGATTGTAACAGTAGGAAATGGAGCGGCTGTTGAAAGTGTAGCGAAGTTTAGTGAGCTAGAAAGTGCATTTCTTGCTAATATGTTTGAATTCATGATTAGCGCATCTGAACTAGGCAATGGTCCTGAAAGCAGCATTGATGCGGCTGCTGATGTGGTGGAAACCATTGCCTCGGCGGCTGGAGGGAGCTGATGGTTATGACGACCTTCATATGTGGTTATGAGGATTGACTGATCTTCTGCACACCTTTGTATctattttaaaccaaaattcCATTAGCTGCAATAATACTCTTTGCaaatatattaaatcactacttatcatAAAAGTTTAAGtcaataaaaagagaaaaaattaatcatttaatcaatcgTTTAACAGAGTGAGAATTAAACAGAAATGAAgtaaaagcaaagaaaaaaaacttttgcACAATAGTTGTATAATTGTTATGCAAGGTCTTAGAAATATGAGGTGCGTCCCATTTGGTGGGTTCTACCACATAAGTCCCACGTGAGACCCATCTCATGTCTCTAGAGTAGTgctgttgtgcaccaatcactccTCAAAAGTAAAATGCATAATTTctttaaggaagaaaaagaatatacttGTTTGCGAACCGGGCAACTAGATCCCATGGTGCAACGATAATAAGCTCGAGGAAATGggtttctttttgccatcttcTGCCCATACTTTCTCCAATGGCATCCGTCAGAAATCTGTGATCGAtgcactaattaattaagattgatcgATTGAAAAGCAAGTTtcaattatcatttaattagaATACTGCATTATTTGATAATCCACATTTTATGCGATCAGTTTTTATACATTAAACATGTGATTACATTTACTCCAATGATTTCTAGTTGGGGGTGGTAATTCATGTTCATTATGTATCGATATAAGATTTTATAAATCAATCTTAATTCGACTTATTAAATTAAACTAGTCCAACTCCTTTAACTTAATTCACTATGTTAGATTAATCCCGACTTAATTTGCATATGCACGTTTTATGAAAAGTTGATGAGGGCCCTGATTCTTGTAGCTAGGTAGCTTGTTTCAATAGTATACTGGTGTACGTAATTTCCTTCTAACTTCCTTAACTATGAGACTGCCGactaaaacttttcttttttgacttttGGAGCCTTGGAGGTGTGTGCACATGCATGTAGGCATAAATTCTTCATTTTGGGTCATCAACTTCCTTGATGTTGTCAGATAAGAACATGATATTGTAAAACCTTAATTTGCACCTACGTGAAGTTTAACACTATAGCAAGCTACTTTAccatcttcaaaaaaaaaaaaaaaaaggtactttACCATGTATGCGTCTGATCGGGCTCGAACTGATACTCGAGCTTTTCTGATCAACTCCGAAATCGTTTCCGACTGCTGATCGAAATCCTTGGAAGCACCAAATTTAGGGACTTTGTTAGGAACCCTCCCTGGAATTGCTTGGTCTTCGCTCTTCTCTCTCCCAGTTGTTGCACTATCCCCGACATCACTCTTATCCAGATCCAACTGTATATTTTGTGTCTTACACACATGCTCTTTCTCCTTGGCTGCTCCATTAATCATCTAAGCGCCCATAGATAATGTAGATTAATTAGTTTCCTAATTAATCGCTATAtctaaaatagatataaatagAAAGAGATGGGTTTTCAATTCCTTAGCAGGATTGTACGTAGTAAAACTACCTCATGATCATGTTTTTCGGTATTGACGTTTCGAATCTGACGGTGCTGGATCAGTGTGTCAAGATTCGTTTTCAGGACATTGTAGTTGTTATTCACCTGATTAATCATATCTGTTAAGCGTTCATTTTCCACATGCATCTGGTTCAATTCAGCCTGAGCATGTATGATCAACTGCACGAAGAACAATCTTCATCTTAACAATCTgaaaattaatacaaaaattGAACTTTCAAGACTCAGCTCGGATAATAAATTTTCTATCAAAGTTTGATACATACCTCTTTTACTTTTCGCTTGTTACGTCCAGTGTTGTCTGATGTTCCATCAATGTCCACATTTGATTTGACGCTACCagtctaaaagaaaaagaatccaAAAACACACTTGAAATATTCAAGTgctgaaaagagaaaagaaaataaaattaagacaCTTGTAATTAGCATAAACTTACGTTAAGTTCCAAACCATGCACCAGCCCATCATCTACACGATCTTTCTTGGAAGAATTATTGTCGGCGGCAAAGAAGTCCATCTCCTTGACCATTGGTTTCCCATTATTGGAACTCCCGGCTGGATAAACATGTTCATGATGATCATCTCCGCAGTTGAGAAATGGGTTGCTATTGAGGTCCATGATATTTTGTTTCGACGTAGTATATATGATTTGATTTTACAGTTTCCTTACCAATGGAGACTAGTCGTCGTCCTTCGGAGTTCGGACATATGTGTATATAAAtgaaaggaagaaagagagagagggagagaaaggaTGAAGCGAGCTGTGAATTAAGGTTGAGTCCTTTTTAACAGTTGCAATGGACCCGGCGATAAAAAGGGTTTGGAATAAGACCAAAATGTGTAGGACTGatcatcttatatatatatatatatatatagcatgaaCATTGACACGGATTTGAGGAGTGACGTAAGATGCCGCGTCAACTGCACGTGGAAGCAATCACAGGTGAGAGCTGGGTCAGTGTCAGATAGAGAGtcagaggtttttttttttttttttaagataagtcAGGGGAGGTGCTGAGAATCGAGAGTTTTTCACATCAAGAGAGAGATGAAACAGTTAAACACAATctgactttatttttatttttttttattctttaagagTACCCTCAAGTCCTCGACAGCTTTTTTAAGTACTACCTAAAGCATTTGGTAGCACCTTAGCTTCccatttattattaattttaacataaaatatttttctcttgtttctctaTATTTCATTGggaattatattaaaattttgtaaaaaatgtgagggtacataaaaattttaaaaaattttgtgaagaaataatatatattttaataatatagagaaaaataaataaaattactgtACAATGTATTTAAATAGGAAAACCGGCCACGTACCCCTCACTTGTCGTGGGGTGGACttttttttgtgtatatatatatatatatattgtcatgcGTTAATCAACAATCAATTGTCATATGAATCTAGCATCTAACGGATTTGATCAAATAGTTGACGGCATGGACTATTTAATTTGGACCGATAACTTACCCTaggtattttaagatatttttaatAACACAAGGATCTGTTTGGTAGAATTACAAATCACATGAACTAAATAAGCAATTTTTCCCTTCtttatttgtaaatttgtttataagtttttttaaagaggaaaaaagaccGAAGAGGTCGACATCACTTTTTCTCTCTATGGGAATAGATATTCAATATTTGCAGGGTTAGAGCCAAAGGATATATCATAAAGgtttttgtgtgtgtatgtatttttctttagaaTAATTTGACTCTACtgactataaaaaaaaaaaaaaaaaaaaaaaaaaaaaaaaaaaagtaatttgatTTTATACTAGCTAACTAGACCCAAAAGATATAACTTATAAACTAATCATAACAAGAAAAAGTACATGTACACTTCGAAGTTCGAACTAAAACTACACTGGACACCTACTAGCTACTTGAATCAAAATTCATCCTTTAATATTAATGTTTATTTGGTTATTCTTTTTATGACCACCACATAACCCAAGTCAAGTGGTGAAGTTATGATTTCAGTTTATaggagacaaaattaaaaaaaaataatagtaataattaacaaaataaataaataattcaacaaaatttaattgtcgtttaaacataaatgtaatttgtaattttttttttcatgcctGATATTAAATTTTGTAGTTATTCTAGacgatttttcatattttgaaatcaaTATTGTATGATTTCTTTATTGTTAATAATCTTgaatttatctttttatatatatatatatatataaccaaaaatAATCATTCTCTCatatatttttaagttttaacaaTATAATCATTCAGATCGATCTCCCATGATTTTGGTTACTTACTAGTGAAATAAAATCAAGAATATAATATTTCTTACTCATGTCAACGGAAACCTGCATGTATCTGCCAATTGTGACTTtcatcctttctttcttttttaatataattttaacaataagTCAATAACTGGTTTTCTGATCTTAGATAAAGAGAGacaaaaagtaaaactaaataaataaaataacaaaaaaactcGTATTTTATTTGagattctttttatatatatatatatatatatataaaaagagctTTATTTATGTCATCAATTATAGAATTATAACTTCTACAGTTCTACCctttcttttcaaaatcatGACAACAGTCACAGCTTCCATAAACCCAATCGCAACTAATTCcttcaaataaaattaataaataattactCATACGCCAAATATTGAAAGGCCCACCTATTGTAAACAAAAACTATTTTGAAATCTTGCCAACACAAATTTTGATTctagttttaattaaataaaactatatattttgaatatatttgGACAGAATATTGTTTACATGCACGTAATTCGATCACTGTCAAATCTTTTTAATTCCGCAAAGCATCCCTAAAGTACCAACTACCAACCGATTATATTCAATAACATTTTGAAAAGCCCAAAAATCTAAAAAGGAATCTAGAAAACAACCTCGATCTAATCAAATTCatttaaactaattaataaaagCACAAACTAACCAACAGCAAACAACCTTCAAATCAATTGAAAGGCCCACCCACTAAAACACTGTTTAGTGAATATGAAGGTtgttgaatattaattaatccAGTGGTTCTCCATAAACCACTTTGCTTTACAAGTTGGGCCCATTAAAATTTAGGTGGGCCCCTCTCGTCCATCCTCCATCTACCTTGATaaccttcaatttttattagacattttttttcaaaaaaaatttccatataagatctgggattgcgatttcaaaaagtaagatttaaaataacgattttaaaatgtgcgatttgaaaatagtaatttttaaaaacgcagttaagcgtttggcaaaatcgcagtttagcatttaaaatcgcgaatttacctttaaaattctgcgtttttaaaaaagtaccatcttatctgcgatttgaaaaggcagattttctgcgttttcaaatcgcaatttttaaaaacgcagttcccaaacgatctatgttctgcaatttggtttaaaatcgcacttattgccTATAAAAttgcaatcccaaacacacccATAGtatcttttcaaaataaaagtgatttttgtgATCATAATattgaagtttaaaaatttacaatatcagtattttatgttttagtacattttaatttcacaattttttgtaaattaatgccaaaaaataaaccttttttaaaaaaaatgataaatcaataattaaaaaatgtctTGGACTCACCCACGGCTCATTGGCCGTGCATGGGTCTAGTGAATTTTTACTTATGATTGCAAAACCTCTTATATTTCGAGTAGTGTACGTGAAgtttctctcaaattttttatggtATAAGTAGTGACTTCTACCACTCCCAAACATTTCTTACATTTAATTAACTCAAACCTAAActtacaaacaaaatttaacttaGATTTTGTCAACGTATTTTCAATagaaaatatcaaagaaaattatttgttttctatTATTTAGTCGGCtctttggggaaaaaaaaaaaatagtatttggaTGCaccataaaaacaacaaaaacccacaaaatttGACGAAGTATAAATtaaattgtttatattttactGAAGGGGTGATGGCCGGTGGCTACATTGACTCATCGAGAGGGAAGGGAGAAGGGGAAGTGGTTAGAGCTTCATATCCGGTTTAGCaaagaaatttctttactttagttaaaaaacgtatcacatttttttattttaacgaTCCACTTTTTCAAAGCATATATATCACATCCTCTATTTCAAAGCACATATAATTAATGTTAGGTTTTGTACGTATTTGTGTTGACAAATCCTAGGGTTAAAATATGGGTTTAATTAATTGGTTGTATATTTTATAATGGAAACAGAGACATCGATTAGATAAGAATAATTTATAAGCTTTGATGATCAGTTACAGTCTTATGATCACTAAACATGAGATTATAACTTTAAGACAAGTGATTTAATTTGCTGTTATCCTGCTATCTGTAAAGATCGAGTTTGAATTCTCCTGGACTTTGTCATTCGAAGTGCATGATCAGTACTTAATGGACGTTCTATCGATCGTTATCAATATCCTTAGcttcaacaattaattaatatagcGGTTGAGTTAGAGTTGATTAGTTCCATTAgaaatgttaaattattacttattaaaaagcttaaatttatagaaataggtgaattttaatcatttttaatttatattttaacactcatTCCTCACTTGCGAACTTAAGCTCATTTTCAACAAGTGACGTCTAGctaatatgtaaaatatttaactgaaattctgatatcatgttaaatcatcgtttattttaaaagaaattcaatGTCAACAAGTGCTACctaacacgtagaatatttaactgaaattctaatacaatgttaaatcatgacttatcctaaaaatttatgcttatagaaatatatgaatttaatcatttaattactaCTTAATTTAACCCAAATAATTTCCCTACGTACGTACCTATAAATACCATGCTCTACTCAATTTTTCATAATTCAGAGGTTATTGAGATGAAGCCTGAAAACCTTCCTGGAGAGAAAGCCTAAACCTTTCTTAATTAAGCTTAACCTTCCTTGTTTCTCTCCTTATAATTACCACTAAACCACCATGAAATCCTTAATCCTATTTTGAGTGTTGGGGTTtggcttatgatcatgtcagTTCATCATAATTGGAATTCTCAGAGATCGAATAAGTTCATTCGTGACAAGTCACTGTAAAAGAATGACAAAATTCTGGAGTTGCTTTGGAGAAGAGATCAAGTGTGTCACTTGGGATTTAGCCCTTCTTTGAATTGACAAAAGTCTTGTGGTACTTAATTAACATGTtgcaatattatttttctatatatggTGAGAATTTGTTGATGCCTGACTGCGTCTGACTCCGAGTGATCGATCAGCCT contains these protein-coding regions:
- the LOC133876369 gene encoding probable WRKY transcription factor 31, giving the protein MDLNSNPFLNCGDDHHEHVYPAGSSNNGKPMVKEMDFFAADNNSSKKDRVDDGLVHGLELNTGSVKSNVDIDGTSDNTGRNKRKVKELIIHAQAELNQMHVENERLTDMINQVNNNYNVLKTNLDTLIQHRQIRNVNTEKHDHEMINGAAKEKEHVCKTQNIQLDLDKSDVGDSATTGREKSEDQAIPGRVPNKVPKFGASKDFDQQSETISELIRKARVSVRARSDAYMISDGCHWRKYGQKMAKRNPFPRAYYRCTMGSSCPVRKQIQRCAEDQSILITTYEGRHNHQLPPAAEAMVSTTSAAASMLLSGPLPSSDALIMNSNILARNALSSSLNFATLSTAAPFPTVTIDLTDHSDHKSSQFHSQSNYFGLHVSQGMDLPLLAPNADAVSSATAAITANPHITAALAAAIASVIDNVRSNHSSKSHTATRNSSDNNA